A section of the Candidatus Neomarinimicrobiota bacterium genome encodes:
- a CDS encoding homocysteine S-methyltransferase family protein: protein MSYGNVYTRLIDGAVVILDGGMGSEVLRRGVRWRQHGIEDAPGVIEEIHRDYLAAGADVITSHTFNLTRRNFVNFFRDREHMAEIGAAGLEDRAQELCGQAVDLARRAMRSAGKRESVALAGSISSLQHPFRPDLAPDGDACSAQHGEWAQVLAGFGVDIIFFEAMNNATELMAAVGAGVQTGLPVWVSLIPDRGGRLLSGESLREAGQAARSQGAAAVLLSMAPVERVTETLPAILNGGPAGAQAMIGKYDPPSWKPDFYPRFIGTEETSPRRYAEAARQWRQAGAAILGGSSGTTPEHIAALKEVLA from the coding sequence GTGAGCTACGGCAACGTATATACAAGACTGATTGATGGAGCTGTCGTCATTCTGGACGGCGGCATGGGGTCTGAAGTGCTCCGGCGCGGCGTGCGTTGGCGGCAGCACGGCATCGAAGACGCGCCAGGGGTCATCGAGGAAATCCACCGAGACTATCTCGCCGCCGGTGCCGATGTTATCACGTCGCACACCTTCAATCTCACCCGCAGAAATTTCGTCAACTTTTTTCGTGACCGGGAGCATATGGCGGAAATCGGAGCGGCTGGGCTGGAGGACCGGGCCCAGGAGCTCTGCGGGCAGGCCGTCGACCTGGCACGGCGAGCCATGCGGAGCGCAGGGAAGAGGGAGTCCGTGGCCCTGGCCGGCTCCATCTCTTCGCTTCAGCACCCGTTCCGTCCCGACCTGGCCCCCGATGGTGACGCCTGCAGTGCCCAGCACGGTGAATGGGCACAAGTTCTCGCTGGGTTCGGCGTGGATATCATATTCTTCGAGGCGATGAACAACGCCACCGAACTGATGGCGGCCGTGGGGGCGGGAGTGCAAACCGGACTGCCTGTTTGGGTAAGCCTCATACCCGACCGGGGCGGCAGGCTGCTGAGCGGAGAATCGTTGCGGGAGGCGGGGCAAGCTGCCAGAAGCCAGGGGGCCGCCGCCGTCCTGCTGTCAATGGCGCCCGTGGAGCGGGTCACCGAGACGCTTCCGGCGATCCTGAACGGCGGGCCAGCCGGCGCGCAGGCCATGATCGGGAAGTATGATCCCCCCAGTTGGAAGCCCGACTTTTACCCCCGATTTATCGGCACCGAAGAGACTTCTCCCCGGCGCTACGCTGAGGCGGCGCGCCAGTGGCGGCAAGCGGGGGCGGCCATTCTGGGGGGCTCCAGCGGCACGACACCCGAGCATATCGCAGCCCTGAAAGAGGTTTTGGCCTAG
- a CDS encoding SAM-dependent chlorinase/fluorinase — MLPARRTRDRRLRLAATFLLCIAGCQRPTQPVIALTTDFGASDFYVGALQGAILSVNPAARLVTISHQVPKYDISQAAYTLWQASEAFPPRTVFLTVVDPGVGTPRRPVAVRLNNGHLHVAPDNGVLSEVIAAFGLAEARLISNEALMRGGAAAGSRTFHGREIFGPVAGHLAAGVALAEVGPTIDDLRLTQPAYGHWEGDVLVGRIRTVDGYGNAITNILADTLTATGWPRRGDYRLLLAGRELRMPLAGTYADVALGEALMVFGSSGYLEMALNQGDFAAANGVKPGDRLEISPLR; from the coding sequence ATGCTACCTGCCCGCCGAACGCGTGACCGCCGCCTGCGGTTGGCTGCAACCTTCCTACTCTGTATCGCGGGGTGCCAGCGGCCAACTCAACCGGTCATCGCGCTGACCACAGATTTCGGAGCAAGTGACTTCTATGTGGGTGCACTGCAGGGGGCCATCCTGTCGGTGAACCCCGCCGCCAGGCTGGTGACCATCAGCCACCAGGTGCCCAAATATGATATCTCCCAGGCCGCCTATACGCTCTGGCAGGCCAGCGAGGCCTTTCCGCCCCGGACCGTTTTTCTGACGGTCGTGGACCCCGGTGTCGGGACGCCCCGGCGGCCCGTGGCCGTACGTCTGAACAACGGGCACCTCCACGTGGCACCGGACAACGGGGTTCTTTCGGAAGTGATTGCGGCCTTCGGTCTGGCCGAGGCGCGGCTGATCAGCAATGAGGCGCTCATGCGCGGGGGTGCGGCTGCCGGCAGCAGGACCTTCCATGGGCGGGAGATCTTCGGACCGGTAGCGGGGCATCTGGCGGCGGGCGTGGCACTGGCGGAAGTGGGCCCCACCATTGACGACCTCCGGCTCACGCAACCGGCCTACGGCCACTGGGAGGGCGACGTGCTGGTGGGGCGCATACGCACGGTGGATGGGTACGGCAATGCCATCACGAATATCCTGGCCGATACCCTGACGGCTACCGGTTGGCCCCGGCGCGGAGATTATCGCCTCCTACTGGCGGGACGGGAACTGCGGATGCCCCTGGCGGGCACCTATGCTGACGTGGCACTGGGCGAGGCGTTGATGGTGTTTGGCAGCAGCGGCTACCTGGAAATGGCCCTTAATCAGGGCGATTTTGCCGCCGCCAATGGTGTCAAGCCTGGCGACCGGCTGGAGATTTCGCCACTGCGCTAG
- a CDS encoding homocysteine S-methyltransferase family protein, whose translation MHYPDLKRRLDGKETVYLDGGIGTEILRRGYTWASHQLESEPQLNLEIHRDYIAAGADVITTNTFQLSRRSFRNHFANEQHMLSTGAPGLVDRVAALVSDAVTLAAEAREMAGRKDVAIAASITTLEWCFRPDRTPDPEQMHAEYLEELSDYKSAGADMLLFETFNSTAEAKVALQAAGEIGLPAWVALVPYGDGKLLGGESMNQVVEALASNPPDVLLLNCAPPEHITAGLENLAPLWDGPLGVYAHVGKFNPPEWQFTDEFPPEAYLAVCRRWHELGATVIGGCCGTTPDHIAALTAAALS comes from the coding sequence ATGCACTACCCCGACCTGAAGCGGCGGCTGGACGGCAAGGAGACGGTCTATCTCGATGGCGGCATCGGGACCGAAATCCTCCGGCGGGGCTATACCTGGGCCAGCCACCAGCTCGAAAGCGAGCCGCAGCTCAACCTGGAGATCCACCGGGATTACATCGCGGCCGGTGCTGACGTGATCACCACCAACACCTTTCAGCTGAGCAGGCGCAGTTTCCGCAACCATTTTGCCAACGAGCAACACATGCTGTCCACGGGCGCCCCCGGACTGGTAGACCGCGTCGCAGCCCTGGTCAGCGATGCGGTGACCCTGGCCGCAGAGGCGCGCGAGATGGCCGGGCGCAAGGACGTGGCCATTGCGGCGTCCATCACGACTCTGGAGTGGTGCTTTCGCCCGGACCGGACCCCTGACCCCGAGCAGATGCACGCTGAGTATCTCGAGGAGCTCAGCGACTACAAGTCGGCCGGCGCAGATATGCTCCTGTTTGAGACCTTCAACTCCACGGCGGAGGCCAAAGTGGCCTTGCAGGCAGCGGGGGAAATCGGGTTGCCGGCGTGGGTGGCCTTGGTCCCCTATGGCGACGGCAAGTTGCTGGGTGGCGAGAGCATGAACCAGGTGGTGGAGGCGCTCGCTTCAAACCCCCCCGATGTGCTGTTGCTGAACTGCGCGCCGCCGGAGCACATAACGGCGGGTCTCGAAAATCTAGCGCCCCTGTGGGACGGCCCGCTGGGGGTCTACGCCCATGTGGGCAAGTTCAATCCACCGGAGTGGCAGTTCACCGACGAATTTCCTCCCGAGGCCTATCTGGCCGTCTGCCGCCGCTGGCATGAG